The following are from one region of the Nicotiana tomentosiformis chromosome 7, ASM39032v3, whole genome shotgun sequence genome:
- the LOC108945572 gene encoding uncharacterized protein yields MSTYAKFLKEILSSKRKLEETKVVKLNAHCSAILQNKISQKCRDPGSFTIPCSLESKYFDKVLCDSGASINLMPLSVFKKLEGELGVIKSMSVSLQLAGQTTIIPEVIIEDIPVRVDKFVFPVDFIVVDMEMNKEVPLILGRPFLCTGRVLDIYEGQLMLRVGNEKVVFQMKRMMKYPYNEASACACLKLDVVGELAEQHELDKLVGDSLERRISQSSTTEDENPEIRKKVKALEDENQVVDEKNSRKKRSSRSWN; encoded by the coding sequence ATGTCAACCTATGCAaaattcttgaaggaaatcctTTCAAGTAAAAGGAAACTCGAGGAAACGAAAGTGGTCAAACTCAATGCCCACTGCAGTGCCATTctacaaaataaaatttctcaaAAGTGTAGGGATCCTGGTAGTTTCACTATACCCTGCTCATTGGAGAGCAAATATTTTGACAAGGTCTTGTGCGATTCAGGTGCATCCATTAACTTGATGCCATTATCGGTGTTCAAGAAATTGGAGGGAGAACTAGGAGTGATCAAATCTATGTCGGTATCATTGCAACTAGCTGGTCAGACCACGATCATACCGGAGGTCATAATTGAGGACATTCCGGTGAGGGTGGACAAATTTGTCTTCCCAGTAGACTTCATCGTAGTAGACATGGAAATGAATAAGGAGGTACCTCTAATACTGGGGAGACCATTCCTTTGCACTGGTCGGGTTCTTGATATATACGAGGGGCAACTCATGCTACGAGTGGGAaatgaaaaagtggtatttcaAATGAAGAGAATGATGAAATACCCGTATAATGAGGCATCTGCCTGTGCTTGTCTCAAACTGGATGTTGTGGGAGAGTTAGCTGAACAACACGAGCTGGATAAGCTGGTAGGTGATTCATTAGAGAGACGTATTAGTCAATCAAGCACAACAGAGGATGAAAATCCTGAGATCAGGAAGAAAGTTAAGGCATTGGAAGATGAGAACCAAGTGGTAGATGAGAAGAATTCGAGAAAGAAAAGATCAAGCCGAAGCTGGAATTAA